In Malassezia vespertilionis chromosome 7, complete sequence, the following proteins share a genomic window:
- a CDS encoding cathepsin D (MEROPS:MER0079560; COG:O; SECRETED:SignalP(1-22); TransMembrane:1 (n5-17c22/23o417-435i); EggNog:ENOG503P27A), which yields MKRQLAWAILCATFLCIGCSYCISVDMIRPDNAKISARLSEAEALAWIRKEKAWLDTKHGANSVVARSIKGTPMRNFDHDRLWAVEVEIGTPPQRIAVAVDTGSSDLWVSDAFFHAKNSSTFCNVYSDVRIRYGSGTVDGKSAIDSVSIAGLTSKTQTFVTETRVNGLDLGSRVGGVLGMGTYALASTKANPLWKSIGLKNPSFGLFLQREAAGDATEAPGGVLTLGAPNRTLHKGDVNYVDAYEDKSWSVPLGGVNVSGHQVLLDGNSVALIDSGTTLVGGPPLAVHKIYAHIPGATQLSGTDGYYKYPCSVKPNVSFAFGNRGYLLNPIDFQVTIVTPGIEAVGDTEPHCIGALFAVQQVPHGFQWLIGAAFLKNVYTIFEETPHRIGFASLHSSVNQDTITFPVTPSAACTHSASLPMTLFVSMLCFVYIITW from the coding sequence ATGAAGCGACAGCTTGCGTGGGCGATTCTATGCGCCACCTTTTTGTGTATAGGATGCTCATATTGCATCTCGGTTGATATGATACGCCCCGATAATGCCAAAATATCGGCACGGTTGTCCGAAGCGGAGGCGCTCGCATGGATCCGCAAGGAGAAGGCATGGCTTGATACCAAGCACGGAGCAAATTCCGTTGTCGCCCGCAGCATCAAGGGCACGCCGATGCGCAACTTTGATCACGACCGCTTGTGGGCGGTCGAGGTTGAGATTGGGACTCCCCCTCAAAGAATCGCCGTGGCCGTCGATACGGGCTCGTCGGATCTATGGGTCTCGGACGCTTTTTTTCATGCTAAAAATAGCAGCACATTTTGCAATGTGTATTCAGATGTACGCATAAGGTACGGCTCAGGCACAGTGGATGGAAAGTCTGCGATAGACAGCGTCTCAATCGCCGGGCTCACGTCCAAGACACAGACATTTGTCACAGAGACCCGCGTCAATGGCCTGGATCTGGGGAGCCGTGTTGGGGGAGTTTTGGGCATGGGCACATACGCACTGGCGTCCACCAAAGCCAATCCTTTATGGAAATCCATCGGCCTTAAAAACCCTTCATTTGGCCTATTTTTGCAGCGGGAGGCTGCGGGCGACGCGACCGAAGCGCCTGGTGGCGTCctcacgctcggcgcgccgaatcGGACCTTGCACAAGGGTGATGTCAATTATGTAGACGCATACGAAGACAAATCGTGGTCGGTCCCGTTGGGGGGAGTGAATGTATCGGGTCACCAAGTTTTGCTGGATGGAAATTCGGTGGCATTGATCGATTCGGGCACTACTTTGGTTGGCGGACCGCCCCTCGCAGTCCACAAGATCTACGCACACATACCTGGCGCAACGCAGCTCAGTGGCACTGATGGCTACTACAAATACCCATGCTCAGTCAAGCCAAATGTTTCTTTTGCGTTCGGCAACCGGGGCTACTTACTGAACCCCATTGATTTTCAAGTCACTATCGTCACGCCGGGGATAGAAGCAGTCGGCGACACGGAGCCGCATTGCATTGGCGCACTTTTTGCTGTACAACAAGTCCCACATGGTTTTCAGTGGCTCATCGGCGCTGCGTTCCTCAAAAACGTGTACACTATCTTTGAAGAGACACCGCACAGAATTGGGTTTGCGTCACTGCATTCCAGCGTAAACCAAGACACAATCACATTTCCTGTgacgcccagcgccgcttgcacaCATTCCGCATCCCTCCCAATGACGCTTTTTGTATCGATGCTTTGTTTTGTATATATAATTACATGGTGA
- a CDS encoding uncharacterized protein (EggNog:ENOG503P6QK) → MAAVNPVLALVSRADALANGAFGARLMPGFQHVYQQMLPVVDAVAQLHPDDEQCEPYVRIIRDGLMAMEQHTEEMVNMLYNVDVLTAPSATQSVAGFNPQEALAHISDLFHVRTPTYLRQSYQAELLVKRESFADYTCEEISPAQFAQQWRTLNEVDHGRKQEMDDLADLLANFG, encoded by the exons ATGGCGGCGGTGAATCC CGTGCTTGCACTGGTGAGCCGAGCCGATGCATTGGCAAATGGTGCGTTTGGAGCGCGACTTATGCCAGGTTTTCAGCATGTGTATCAGCAGATGCTCCCTGTCGTCGACGCCGttgcacagctgcaccCCGACGATGAGCAATGTGAGCCCTATGTCCGCATTATTCGCGACGGGCTCATGGCGATGGAGCAGCACACGGAGGAAATGGTAAACATGCTGTATAATGTAGACGTACTGACCGCCCCATCGGCAACGCAATCCGTCGCTGGCTTCAACCCCCAAGAAGCCCTCGCGCACATTTCCGATCTCTTCCACGTGCGTACGCCAACGTACTTACGGCAGAGCTATCAAGCAGAGCTCTTGGTTAAGCGCGAGTCTTTCGCAGACTATACGTGCGAGGAAATTTCACCGGCGCAATTTGCACAGCAATGGCGCACCTTGAACGAAGTGGACCATGGACGCAAGCAAGAGATGGACGACCTTGCAGACTTGCTGGCCAACTTTGGGTAG
- the SNU23 gene encoding U4/U6.U5 snRNP associated protein (COG:A; EggNog:ENOG503P28K): MAPAAASGGVGPSRRQWDIAEYSQRARDRDRERREHAIENEERLKQGKRPQGKRRDDLPKPTQTMQAHQDLGLEKNLGKSVLVENAEGSSGNGTGHGAGFYCEVCRKMCKDSVAYLDHINGRSHLRRIGQSTQVERATLEQVLARIEHVRDELALGPNAEQRYDFAKRLQEIAAGQRAEHEAKLAARREARARNKHDKEALKHDKEEIPAPQDADAMMAAMGFAAFGSSKP, from the coding sequence ATGGCACCGGCCGCTGCATCCGGCGGCGTAGGCCCCTCGCGACGGCAATGGGACATTGCAGAGTACtcacagcgcgcgcgtgatCGCGATCGGGAACGGCGCGAACATGCAATCGAGAACGAAGAGCGTCTGAAGCAAGGGAAACGTCCGCAAGGGAAACGTCGCGATGATTTGCCAAAACCCACGCAGACAATGCAGGCACACCAAGACCTGGGCTTGGAAAAGAACCTGGGAAAGAGCGTGCTGGTGGAAAATGCAGAAGGGAGTAGTGGGAACGGAACGGGGCATGGAGCAGGCTTCTACTGCGAGGTATGTCGCAAAATGTGCAAGGACAGTGTAGCCTACTTGGACCACATTAATGGGCGCTCGCATCTGCGGCGTATTGGCCAATCGACGCaggtcgagcgcgcgacgttggAGCAGGTACTTGCACGGATAGAGCATGTacgcgacgagcttgcacTGGGGCCcaatgccgagcagcgGTACGATTTTGCCAAGCGACTGCAGGAAATTGCCGCTGGACAacgtgccgagcacgagGCAAAGCTtgccgcacggcgcgaggcgcgcgcgcgcaataaGCACGACAAGGAAGCGCTCAAACACGACAAGGAAGAGAtacctgcgccgcaggatgCGGACGCGATGATGGCCGCCATGGGGTTTGCCGCTTTTGGCTCGAGCAAGCCGTAA
- the CPA1 gene encoding carbamoyl-phosphate synthase (glutamine-hydrolyzing) (COG:E; COG:F; MEROPS:MER0060647; BUSCO:EOG09262914; EggNog:ENOG503NTYM) has product MYNKLTRDDYIIVAVFKSAFQGKSFGAQHNAYGETVFTTSITSYPDSLTDPSYQGQLLTFTTPLMGNYGIPDNRTPGSAREHPMDVDIGCFLESKNVQAAGVIVSELCERFSHFQAVESLASWCARHNVPGIQGVDTRQLTTLLRNQGSTLGAILVGEDADHVPSPDAFIDPMEENLVAKVSVKSPQTFQPKGGAANARAHIALMDFGMKGNILRSLLRNNVSVTVVPWNYDFNKARDQFDGLFLSNGPGNPASIMQSVDIVRRAISEWDRPIFGICMGHQIIGLAAGIRAYRMKFGNRGHNQPVLALGSGNMRVKPGRVYITSQNHGYALAYNEEGEDAWPQGWAPWFINANDWSIEGIVRSGALESGSKQAPVWGVQFHPEHAGGPEDTNPLFDDYIEQVVQYKALREGKSASA; this is encoded by the exons ATGTATAACAAGCTGACCAGGGACGACTATATCATCGTTGCTGTGTTCAAGTCT GCGTTCCAAGGCAAGTCGTTTGGTGCACAGCACAATGCGTATGGCGAGACTGTATTTACCACGTCGATCACATCGTATCCCGATTCGCTCACCGACCCTTCCTACCAAGGCCAGCTGCTCACATTCACCACACCGCTGATGGGCAACTACGGCATCCCCGACAACCGCACGCCTGGATCCGCGCGTGAACATCCGATGGACGTGGATATTGGCTGCTTCCTTGAGTCGAAAAACGTGCAGGCAGCCGGCGTAATTGTAAgcgagctgtgcgagcGTTTCTCGCACTTTCAAGCCGTCGAGTCGCTGGCCTCTTGGTGCGCGCGTCACAACGTGCCGGGAATCCAGGGTGTGGATACGCGTCAGCTGACTAcgcttttgcgcaatcAGGGCTCGACGCTGGGCGCTATCTTGGTTGGCGAGGACGCTGATCATGTCCCCAGCCCCGATGCGTTTATCGACCCGATGGAGGAGAACCTTGTGGCAAAGGTGTCGGTCAAGTCTCCGCAAACCTTTCAGCCCaagggcggcgcagcgaatgcgcgtgcgcacattgcgctCATGGATTTCGGTATGAAGGGCAACATCCTTCGCTCGCTCCTGCGCAACAATGTCTCGGTCACCGTCGTTCCTTGGAACTACGATTTCAACAAGGCCCGCGATCAATTCGATGGTCTCTTTCTCAGCAACGGGCCCGGAAATCCAGCTTCTATCATGCAGTCTGTCGACATTGTCCGCCGCGCGATAAGCGAGTGGGACCGGCCGATCTTTGGTATTTGCATGGGTCACCAAATCATTGGCCTTGCTGCCGGTATCCGCGCATACCGCATGAAGTTTGGCAACCGCGGCCATAACCAGCCGGTGCTTGCACTTGGATCAGGGAACATGCGCGTCAAGCCAGGCCGCGTATACATTACCTCGCAAAACCACGGATACGCACTTGCATACAATGAAGAAGGCGAGGATGCGTGGCCGCAGGGCTGGGCGCCATGGTTTATCAACGCAAACGACTGGAGCATCGAGGGGATTGTCCGCTCCGGTGCGCTCGAGTCGGGATCGAAGCAGGCACCCGTATGGGGCGTCCAATTCCATCCCGAGCATGCGGGCGGGCCTGAAGATACCAACCCGCTCTTTGACGACTATATCGAGCAAGTGGTTCAGTACAAGGCACTACGTGAGGGGAAGAGTGCGTCTGCGTAA
- the ATP3 gene encoding atp3 gamma subunit of the F1 sector of mitochondrial F1F0 ATP synthase (COG:C; EggNog:ENOG503NYDF; BUSCO:EOG09263TQ5), translating to MIARVVSRPFAATASTTFGARSSAVSVAGFHSSGAAQASLRELEQRVKSVKNIEKITKSMKMIAATKLGRAQRAMDAAIAYGKASNEIFVQSDAQDSPDAEKKGHEMFIVMSSDKGLCGGIHSALSKKTRQVVGAIKKEGGESPYVVTVGEKGKSQLSRALPMEMALSFNQIGKDIPTYEDALAITDTILKSELPVDKVNIIYNKYVSSISFESVVLPVYTEGALLNAPKISQYEMDESNAKDLAEFSFTNTVFATLVEGHASEINSKRNAMDNASKNAGEMITNLNLLYNRGRQAAITNELIDIITGASSM from the exons ATGATTGCTCGTGTTGTTTCTAGGCCTTTTGCTGCCACTGCGTCGACTACTTTTGGTGCGCGTAGCTCCGCGGTGTCTGTAGCTGGCTTCCACTCGAGCGGTGCCGCGCAGGCCTCGCTCCgtgagctcgagcagcgtgtGAAGAGTGTCAAGAACATCGAAAAGATTACCAAG TCGATGAAAATGATTGCTGCTACAAAGcttggccgcgcgcagcgcgccatggacgCTGCGATTGCTTACGGCAAAGCCAGCAACGAGATCTTTGTGCAATCGGATGCACAGGATTCGCCCGACGCGGAGAAGAAGGGCCACGAGATGTTTATCGTGATGTCCTCTGATAAGGGTCTTTGTGGTGGTATCCACTCCGCGCTCTCGAAAAAGACCCGCCAGGTCGTTGGTGCAATCAAGAAGGAGGGTGGCGAAAGCCCGTATGTGGTAACCGTTGGTGAGAAGGGCAAGTCCCAGCTttcgcgtgcgctgcccaTGGAAATGGCGCTCTCCTTTAACCAGATCGGCAAGGACATCCCCACGTAtgaggatgcgcttgcgatTACGGACACGATCTTGAAGTCGGAGCTTCCCGTGGACAAGGTCAACATTATCTACAACAAGTACGTCTCCTCGATCTCGTTCGAGTCTGTCGTTTTGCCGGTGTATACCGAGGGCGCGCTCCTGAATGCGCCCAAGATCAGCCAGTACGAGATGGATGAGTCGAACGCCAAGGACCTCGCTGAGTTTTCCTTTACCAATACCGTATTTGCTACGCTTGTCGAGGGCCATGCTTCTGAGATCAACAGTAAACGTAACGCCATGGACAATGCGTCGAAGAACGCTGGTGAAATGATTACCAATCTTAACCTGCTCTACAACCGTGGTCGTCAAGCCGCGATTACCAACGAGCTTATCGACATTATTACCGGTGCCTCGTCCATGTAA
- a CDS encoding uncharacterized protein (TransMembrane:1 (o553-573i); EggNog:ENOG503NUC2; COG:K; BUSCO:EOG09261OXD): protein MRDFSSVLAAWEDARLGALQALLASETQHVSDAQRDALASRKALAERTREFKREPPETQRESIRGLLKAYQTEIDALTTRAKHAEAVLANTSGRIGQMPDPYPVFEALVERTANAQDCVQLRAALETSDANCATLQKRIMDAEMRISELAQRDAESAAETARKVEEARAEADQRWEEHHASLQRELTAAQAHVRELRTNHEQFTAQSLTLGDTHTAQADTLVADLQRANERVAQAERRNTMQRAEAEQARIEASTMHREQLAALRERIADEEQAQTQLRASNEHLQAKASVAASDAQREVERQYAQALEDVASLRTQLAQRADYDEIKHELDVLRVVEFGDATDTTATEASLETHLVQKNRKLQDELATLRATLAEQGQRATQADMQFTAQRTRIEELEALSTRLETDLLGVSDKKPEAEPAQTISGILPIVTSQRDRFRTRNTELESELRGQLQTLAELRTEAKRLQTDNLGLYEKVRYLEGFGRRANGDMPYVTAQRDAGLEDLYRNQYEQSIHPFVAFRGREQSRAIASLGPVDRLLHIFTSAVLGHAQLRLVFVGYAVLLHLLVFGMLWDAGHRSSV from the exons ATGCGGGATTTTTCGtcggtgcttgcggcgtgggaggatgcgcgcctcggcgcgcttcaaGCACTGCTCGCGTCTGAGACACAGCATGTGTCCGATGCGCAGAGGGATGCACTGGCatcgcgcaaagcgcttgcagaGCGCACGCGTGAATTTAAACGCGAACCGCCCGAAACACAGCGCGAGTCTATACGCGGCCTTTTAAAGGCGTATCAAACCGAGATTGACGCGCTGActacgcgcgcgaagcatGCAGAAGCAGTGCTCGCTAATACTTCCGGCCGGATCGGGCAAATGCCTGATCCGTACCCGGTTTTTGAGGCGCTTGTAGAGCGCACAGCGAATGCACAGGATTGCGTACAgttgcgtgcagcgctcgaaACATCAGATGCGAACTGTGCCACATTGCAAAAGCGCATCATGGATGCAGAGATGCGGATCAGCGAGCTCGCtcagcgcgacgcagaaTCAGCTGCAGAGACTGCCCGGAAAGTCgaggaggcgcgcgcagaagcCGACCAGCGCTGGGAGGAGCACCACGCGAGCTTGCAACGTGAGTTGACTGCCGCTCAGGCACATGTGCGCGAGTTGCGTACGAACCACGAGCAATTCACTGCACAGTCGCTCACCTTGGGCGACACACACACTGCACAAGCCGATACGCTTGTCGCCGATCTACAACGCGCAAACGAGCGCGTTGCGCAagccgagcggcgcaataCAATGCAGCGAGCCGAGGCAGAGCAGGCACGCATAGAAGCGAGCACAATGCACCGCGAGCAGCTGGCTGCGCTGCGGGAGCGTATTGCAGACGaggagcaggcgcaaacacagctgcgtgcatcgaATGAGCATCTCCAAGCAAAAGCGTCCGTCGCAGCGAGTGATGCTCAGCGAGAAGTGGAGCGACAGTATGCGCAGGCACTCGAAGACGtcgcctcgctgcgcacccagctcgcacagcgcgccgactATGACGAAATCAAGCATGAGCTCGATGTGTTGCGCGTGGTCGAATTTGGAGACGCGACAGATACCACAGCAACCGAAGCTTCGCTCGAAACGCATCTCGTGCAAAAGAACCGCAAGTTGCAGGACGAACTTGCGACGTTGAGG GCTACGCTTGCCGAACAAGGCCAGCGTGCGACCCAGGCAGACATGCAATTTACCGCGCAGCGTACACGcatcgaggagctcgaAGCTCTTTCTACGCGCCTTGAGACAGACTTGCTGGGCGTCTCGGACAAAAAACCAGAAGCAGAGCCGGCGCAGACCATCTCAGGAATTTTGCCGATCGTAACGAGCCAGCGCGATCGATTCCGCACCAGGAACACGGAGCTTGAGTCAGAGCTTCGCGGCCAGCTGCAAACGCTCGCAGAGCTGCGTACCGAGGCCAAACGACTGCAAACGGACAATCTCGGGCTGTACGAAAAAGTGCGCTATCTTGAGGGATtcgggcgccgcgcaaacgGCGATATGCCATATGtgacggcgcagcgcgatgccgGGCTGGAAGATTTATACCGCAACCAGTACGAGCAGTCGATCCATCCGTTTGTGGCGTTCCGTGGTCGGGAGcagtcgcgcgcgattgCAAGTCTTGGGCCTGTGGACCGTTTGTTGCACATTTTTACGAGCGCTGTGCTTGGACACGCGCAGCTACGGCTCGTTTTTGTAGGTTATGCCGTTCTATTGCACCTGCTCGTCTTTGGGATGTTGTGGGATGCGGGCCATCGTTCTTCTGTGTAA
- the ILS1 gene encoding isoleucine--tRNA ligase (COG:J; BUSCO:EOG0926092K; EggNog:ENOG503NVSZ): MIVRNAHQVLTAATTSFNFAKQEEDVMAYWKAIDAFQTQLANSKGQKPFSFYDGPPFATGLPHYGHLLAGTVKDIVTRFATTTGHYVDRRFGWDCHGLPVEYEIDKKLGVSGKQDILDMGIAKYNAECRAIVMRYQAEWRATVERVGRWIDFDNGYKTMDSNFMESVWSVFKTLYDKGQVYRGLRVMPYSNALTTPLSNFEAGSNYKEVQDPAVTIAFTLVDEPDTSFLAWTTTPWTLPSNLAICVHPDLDYVKIWDEERARHFILCEKLLGTVYKDPKKAKIKKVASYKGKELGNIKYQPLFPYYYEQYKDTAFRALVNVYVTSDTGTGIVHQAPAFGDDDYRIALENGVISKEGVPPNPLDESGRFLEPVHEYVGMYVKDADKAIIKDLKQRDRLIVQTTVRHQYPFCWRSGTPLIYRTIPAWFVRVEPIVDQLIEANNNTRWVPQSIGDNRFGNWIANARDWNVSRNRYWGTPLPLWVSEDLEEIVCIGSIAELEQRSGVQNIDDLHRDHVDQITIPSSQGKGDLRRVEEVFDCWFESGSMPYAQAHYPFENVEQFKASFPADFISEGVDQTRGWFYTLLILGVHLHGTAPWKNLIASGLVLAADGKKMSKSLRNFPDPNLVIDRYGADAVRLYMINSPIVRAENLRFREEGVKDVIASVFLPWLNSFRFFLAQVALLKKDTGFDFQYNPDAALSANVMDRWILARCQSLLEFVRTEMTNYRLYTVVPRLLTMINELTNWYIRFNRRRLKGESGQKDTVAALNSLFETLMTVCITMSSFTPFITENLYQGLRKFKPASMDEGIDARSVHFLPYPEARQVYMDPIIQRRFSALQSVIELGRAMREKKNLPLRVPLKELIVFHSDQQYLDDVQSLAAYVQEELNVRDLVLTSDEDKCAVNFKLLADWPTLGKKLRKDMGKVKKGLDNASSADAKSYMQHGSLLIEGITLGKGDLRTQRYVNAEQLSGNMTSDTDGSVVVLLDTQIYPELEAEGAARDVINRIQRLRKKAGLQATDEIDAFYRFTSGMSDALDEVMQSQTDVFTRNIRRAPKRAATMPQGAEIVFEEEQEVNDTKFMLTLVRA; this comes from the exons ATGATCGTACGTAACGCACATCAAGTACTTACCGCAGCAACTACGTCGTTTAATTTTGCGAAGCAGGAAGAGGATGTGATGGCCTACTGGAAGGCCATTGACGCATTCCAAACGCAGCTGGCCAACAGCAAAGGCCAAAAGCCATTCTCTTTTTACGATGGACCACCTTTTGCTACGGGCCTGCCGCACTACGGTCACTTGCTTGCCGGCACTGTTAAA GACATTGTGACTCGTTTCGCGACTACTACTGGCCACTATGTCGACCGCCGCTTTGGGTGGGATTGCCACGGCCTGCCCGTCGAGTACGAGATCGACAAAAAGCTTGGCGTATCTGGCAAGCAGGACATTCTCGACATGGGTATTGCCAAATACAATGCAGAATGTCGCGCAATTGTCATGCGCTACCAAGCAGAGTGGCGCGCCACGGTCGAGCGAGTGGGTCGCTGGATCGACTTTGACAATGGGTACAAGACCATGGACAGCAACTTTATGGAGTCTGTATGGAGCGTCTTTAAGACCTTGTACGATAAAGGCCAAGTGTACCGTGGCCTGCGTGTGATGCCATACTCCAACGCACTGACCACGCCGCTGTCCAACTTTGAGGCCGGCAGTAATTACAAGGAGGTACAGGACCCCGCCGTGACCATCGCATTTACGCTTGTAGATGAGCCCGACACGTCCTTCCTTGCGTGGACGACGACACCGTGGACGTTGCCCTCGAATTTGGCTATCTGTGTACACCCTGACCTCGACTATGTCAAGATATGGGACGAGGAGCGTGCTCGGCACTTTATTCTCTGTGAAAAGCTGCTTGGCACTGTGTACAAAGATCCAAAGAAAGCCAAGATTAAAAAGGTTGCGAGTTACAAAGGCAAGGAGCTCGGCAACATCAAGTACCAGCCCTTGTTCCCCTACTATTACGAGCAGTACAAAGACACGGCGTTTCGAGCGCTTGTTAACGTGTACGTAACTTCGGACACGGGTACAGGTATTGTGCACCAAGCGCCTGCCTTTGGTGACGATGATTACCGTATTGCGCTCGAGAACGGCGTCATTAGCAAGGAAGGTGTGCCGCCCAACCCACTGGACGAGTCTGGCCGCTTCCTCGAGCCTGTGCATGAGTACGTGGGGATGTATGTAAAGGATGCAGACAAGGCCATCATCAAGGACctcaagcagcgcgaccGCTTGATTGTGCAGACCACCGTGCGCCATCAGTACCCATTTTGCTGGCGGTCTGGAACGCCATTGATTTACCGTACAATCCCTGCATGGTTCGTCCGCGTGGAACCGATTGTCGATCAGCTGATCGAGGCGAATAACAATACCCGCTGGGTGCCGCAGTCGATCGGCGACAACCGCTTTGGCAACTGGATcgcgaatgcgcgcgattgGAACGTGAGCCGCAACCGCTATTGgggcacgccgctgccttTGTGGGTGAGTGAGGACTTGGAGGAGATTGTGTGCATTGGGTCTattgccgagctcgagcagcggtCCGGCGTGCAAAACATTGATGACTTGCACCGCGACCACGTAGACCAAATCACAATTCCCTCGTCGCAAGGCAAGGGCGACTTGCGCCGTGTTGAAGAGGTGTTCGACTGTTGGTTCGAGTCTGGCAGTATGCCGTatgcacaggcgcactATCCTTTTGAGAACGTGGAGCAGTTCAAGGCGAGCTTCCCCGCCGACTTTATCTCGGAGGGTGTTGACCAAACGCGCGGCTGGTTTTACACGCTCCTGATTCTTGGCGTCCACCTGCACGGAACTGCACCCTGGAAAAACTTGATTGCCTCTGGGCTGGTGCTTGCTGCGGATGGCAAGAAGATGAGCAAGTCTTTGCGCAACTTTCCCGACCCTAACCTGGTCATTGACCGCTACGGTGCCGACGCCGTGCGTCTCTACATGATCAACTCGCCAATTGTGCGCGCTGAAAACTTGCGCTTCCGCGAGGAAGGTGTCAAGGACGTCATTGCATCCGTCTTTTTGCCCTGGCTCAATAGTTTCCGCTTTTTCCTTGCCCAAGTCGCACTCCTCAAGAAAGATACGGGCTTCGATTTCCAGTACAATCCCGACGCAGCACTGTCTGCGAACGTAATGGACCGCTGGATCCTTGCGCGGTGCCAGAGTTTGCTCgagtttgtgcgcacggaaATGACCAACTACCGCCTCTACACCGTTGTTCCCCGTCTCCTGACCATGATCAACGAGCTGACCAACTGGTACATCCGCTTCAATCGCCGACGCCTCAAGGGCGAGAGCGGCCAGAAGGATACCGTTGCAGCGCTCAACTCGCTCTTTGAAACGCTCATGACTGTGTGCATTACCATGTCATCTTTCACGCCGTTCATCACCGAGAACTTGTACCAGGGCCTGCGCAAGTTTAAGCCGGCTTCGATGGATGAGGGCATCGACGCTCGCTCCGTCCACTTTTTGCCGTACCCTGAGGCGCGCCAAGTATACATGGACCCTATCATTCAGCGCCGCTTTAGCGCTCTGCAGAGTGTGATTGAGTTGGgccgtgcgatgcgcgagaaaAAGAATCTCCCGCTGCGTGTCCCCCTCAAGGAGCTCATTGTTTTTCACAGTGACCAGCAGTACCTCGACGATGTGCAGTCGCTTGCGGCATATGTTCAGGAAGAGCTCAATGTCCGCGATCTTGTGCTCACGAGCGACGAAGACAAGTGTGCGGTGAACTTCAAACTGCTTGCAGACTGGCCTACGCTTGGAaagaagctgcgcaaggatATGGGCAAGGTCAAGAAAGGGCTCGACAATGCTTCCTCGGCGGACGCCAAGTCTTACATGCAACACGGCTCGCTTCTCATCGAAGGAATCACGCTCGGTAAGGGCGATTTGCGGACACAGCGCTACGTcaatgccgagcagcttTCGGGCAACATGACGAGCGATACGGATGGATCGGTTGTTGTTTTGCTCGATACCCAGATCTACCCCGAACTCGAGGCCGagggcgccgcgcgcgatgtCATCAACCGTATCCAGCGGCTGCGTAAAAAGGCTGGGCTGCAAGCAACCGACGAGATTGATGCATTCTATCGCTTCACCTCTGGCATGAGCGATGCTCTTGACGAGGTGATGCAGTCGCAGACAGATGTTTTTACGCGCAATATccgccgtgcgccaaaAAGAGCAGCCACGATGCCACAAGGAGCTGAGATTGTCTTTGAGGAGGAGCAGGAAGTGAACGACACCAAATTTATGCTCACGCTTGTGCGTGCCTAG